A window from Vulpes vulpes isolate BD-2025 chromosome 9, VulVul3, whole genome shotgun sequence encodes these proteins:
- the LOC140593775 gene encoding olfactory receptor 7G1-like: MGLRNNTGVSEFLLMEVTEDPELKPLLFVLFLSIYLVTILGNLLIILAVICDSHLHTPMYFFLSNLSFTDICLSTTTIPKMLVNIQAEDQSITYTGCLTQIYFILVFASLESFLLSVMAYDRYVAICHPLRYTVIMNSHLCGLLILLSLCINIVDALMHSLMVLQLSFCTDLEIPLFFCEVVQVIKLACSDTLINNILIYFATSIFGGIPVCGIIFSYTQIVSSVLRMPSTGGKYKVFSTCGSHLSVVSLFYGTGLGVYISSALTSSSRNTAVVSVMYTIVPQMMNPFIYSLRNRDMKGALRKLMSKIPLFFQECVV, from the coding sequence ATGGGACTCAGAAACAACACAGGGGTTTCAGAATTCCTTCTAATGGAAGTGACAGAGGATCCAGAACTGAAGCCCCTCCTCTTTGTTCTGTTCCTGTCCATATACCTGGTCACCATCCTGGGAAACCTGCTCATCATCCTGGCTGTCATCTGTGactcccacctccacacccccatgtacttcttcctctccaacTTGTCCTTTACTGACATCTGCTTAAGCACAACCACCATCCCAAAGATGCTGGTGAACATCCAAGCAGAGGATCAGAGCATCACTTACACAGGCTGCCTCACACAGATCTACTTTATCCTGGTTTTTGCTAGTTTGGAAAGTTTCCTTCTTTCAGtaatggcctatgaccgctatgtggccatctgtcaTCCACTGAGGTACACAGTCATCATGAACTCCCACCTCTGTGGCCTCTTGATTCTACTCTCTTTGTGCATTAACATTGTGGATGCCCTGATGCACAGTCTGATGGTGTTGCAACTGTCCTTCTGCACAGACCTTGAAatccctctcttcttctgtgaAGTTGTTCAGGTCATCAAGCTCGCATGTTCTGACACCCTCATCAATAACATCCTGATATATTTTGCAACCAGCATATTTGGTGGTATCCCTGTGTGTGGAATCATTTTCTCCTACACCCAGATAGTGTCTTCTGTTTTGAGAATGCCATCAACAGGTGGAAAGTATAAAGTTTTTTCCACCTGTGGGTCTCACCTGTCAGTTGTGTCCTTGTTCTATGGGACCGGTTTGGGGGTGTACATTAGTTCTGCTCTTACTAGCTCTTCCAGAAACACTGCGGTGGTTTCAGTGATGTACACTATTGTCCCCCAAATGATGAACCCCTTCATCTACAGCCTGAGGAACAGGGACATGAAAGGAGCCTTGAGGAAGCTCATGAGTAAGATACCATTGTTTTTTCaggaatgtgttgtttaa